In the Malaya genurostris strain Urasoe2022 chromosome 1, Malgen_1.1, whole genome shotgun sequence genome, one interval contains:
- the LOC131440559 gene encoding histone H2B-like, giving the protein MAPKTSGKAAKKSGKAQKNIAKGDKKKKKIRRKESYAIYIYKVLKQVHPDTGVSSKAMSIMNSFVNDIFERIASEASRLAHYNKRSTITSREIQTAVRLLLPGELAKHAVSEGTKAVTKYTSSK; this is encoded by the coding sequence atggcaccgaaaactagTGGAAAGGCGGCCAAAAAATccggcaaggcccagaagaACATCGCCAAGGgtgataagaagaagaagaagatccgcaggaaggaaagctacgctatctacatctacaaagtgttgaagcaggtccaccctgataccggagtatcctcgaaggcgatgagcatcatgaacagtttcgtcaatgACATCTTCGAACGCATTGCATCCGAGGCATCGCGTTTGGCTCATTACAACAAACGTTCGACGATTACCTCTCGCGAAATTCAGACTGCCGTTCGTCTGCTTTTGCCAGGAGAGTTGGCCAAGCACGCCGTTTCTGAGGGAACCAAAGCCGTCACCAAGTACACCAGCTCCAAGTAA